Proteins from a single region of Nocardioides anomalus:
- a CDS encoding YihY/virulence factor BrkB family protein, with protein sequence MTTARLVPVTVEMDGDELDADDAWHELRKVGVRRLLVDAFVRFRYGDGFSSSRALAMQAALSVVPFLLALSGLVADLDHERPAAVLAGTVSAVSPGSGDSDALTRAVRGSDASELSGELALWLGLLLALASMVTAFAQVERGVNRIYGIRRDRPALPKYGRAAALTGVLAVPVGVGFLLLVAGRAFAHAMADQYGWSDGLVTAWDVGRWPVGVLLVSLTVAVLLDHAPRRRQPGLSWLAVGAAVAVALTLASTGLLAAYAGLSPSFGDVYGPLAGVVALLLWTLLSSVALFYGAALCAQLEACRAGRPEPAEDDPGRPERVTVDDHGTQQTLG encoded by the coding sequence GTGACCACGGCCCGGCTGGTGCCGGTGACGGTGGAGATGGACGGCGACGAGCTCGACGCCGACGACGCGTGGCACGAGCTGCGCAAGGTCGGGGTGCGCCGGCTGCTGGTGGACGCCTTCGTGCGGTTCCGCTACGGCGACGGCTTCAGCTCCTCACGGGCCCTGGCGATGCAGGCGGCGCTGTCGGTGGTGCCGTTCCTGCTCGCGCTCTCGGGCCTGGTCGCCGACCTCGACCACGAGCGGCCGGCCGCGGTCCTGGCCGGCACGGTCTCGGCCGTGTCCCCGGGCTCCGGGGACAGCGACGCCCTCACGCGCGCGGTCCGCGGCTCGGACGCCTCCGAGCTCTCCGGCGAGCTCGCCCTCTGGCTCGGCCTGCTGCTCGCGCTGGCCTCGATGGTCACCGCGTTCGCGCAGGTCGAGCGGGGCGTCAACCGGATCTACGGCATCCGCCGCGACCGCCCGGCCCTGCCCAAGTACGGCCGCGCCGCCGCGCTGACCGGCGTGCTCGCCGTACCGGTGGGGGTAGGGTTCCTGCTCCTCGTCGCGGGGCGCGCCTTCGCCCACGCCATGGCCGACCAGTACGGCTGGTCCGACGGCCTGGTCACCGCCTGGGACGTCGGCCGCTGGCCCGTCGGCGTCCTCCTCGTCTCGCTCACCGTCGCCGTCCTGCTCGACCACGCCCCCCGCCGCCGCCAGCCCGGCCTCAGCTGGCTGGCCGTCGGTGCCGCCGTCGCCGTCGCCCTCACGCTGGCCAGCACCGGCCTCCTCGCGGCGTACGCCGGCCTGAGCCCGTCGTTCGGCGACGTCTACGGCCCGCTCGCCGGCGTCGTCGCGCTCCTGCTCTGGACGCTGCTCTCCTCGGTCGCGCTGTTCTACGGCGCCGCCCTCTGCGCCCAGCTCGAGGCCTGCCGCGCCGGCCGGCCCGAGCCGGCCGAGGACGACCCCGGTCGCCCCGAGCGGGTGACCGTGGACGACCACGGAACTCAGCAAACTCTTGGGTGA
- a CDS encoding alcohol dehydrogenase catalytic domain-containing protein yields the protein MVRAVVYDAYGATPVVREVAPPVCPADGVVVRVGATGVCRSDWHAFVGHDPVPLPMTPGHELAGTVAEVGAEVRAGAGGWAVGDRVTVPFVVACGRCEYCRAGEQQVCPHQQQPGFTYPGSWAELVAVPHAAANLVRLPDDVDVVAAAALGCRFATAFRALHTHAPVGPGDVLAVHGCGGVGLSAVLIGAALGATVVAIDPSAPRRERALELGATRVLDVGRHEGLDAHVSLDAVGSPQVAAASVRSLRRRGTHVQLGLLLGAEAATPLPMDLVLAHELTVVGSHGMPAHEYAALFDLLRSADLDPGLLVDRVLTLDEASDALVALGRAPETGGIAVIRP from the coding sequence GTGGTGCGAGCGGTGGTCTACGACGCGTACGGCGCGACCCCGGTGGTCCGCGAGGTGGCGCCGCCGGTCTGCCCGGCCGACGGTGTCGTGGTCCGCGTCGGCGCCACCGGCGTCTGCCGCTCGGACTGGCACGCCTTCGTCGGCCACGACCCGGTGCCGCTGCCGATGACCCCGGGCCACGAGCTGGCCGGGACGGTGGCGGAGGTCGGCGCCGAGGTCCGTGCCGGGGCCGGCGGCTGGGCGGTCGGGGACCGGGTGACCGTGCCGTTCGTGGTGGCCTGCGGTCGCTGCGAGTACTGCCGGGCCGGTGAGCAGCAGGTCTGCCCGCACCAGCAGCAGCCCGGCTTCACCTACCCGGGCTCGTGGGCCGAGCTGGTCGCCGTACCGCACGCGGCCGCCAACCTGGTCCGGCTGCCCGACGACGTGGACGTGGTCGCGGCCGCCGCCCTGGGCTGCCGCTTCGCGACGGCGTTCCGGGCGCTGCACACCCACGCGCCGGTCGGCCCCGGCGACGTGCTGGCCGTGCACGGCTGCGGTGGCGTCGGCCTGTCGGCGGTGCTGATCGGGGCCGCGCTCGGTGCCACGGTCGTGGCCATCGACCCGTCCGCCCCACGTCGCGAGCGCGCCCTCGAGCTGGGTGCGACCCGCGTCCTGGACGTCGGCCGGCACGAGGGCCTCGACGCCCACGTCTCGCTCGACGCGGTCGGCTCGCCGCAGGTCGCCGCCGCGTCGGTCCGCTCGCTGCGCCGGCGTGGCACGCACGTCCAGCTCGGGCTCCTGCTCGGGGCCGAGGCCGCGACGCCGCTCCCGATGGACCTCGTCCTCGCGCACGAGCTGACCGTCGTCGGCTCGCACGGAATGCCCGCCCACGAGTACGCCGCGCTCTTCGACCTGCTGCGCTCGGCCGACCTCGACCCGGGTCTGCTCGTGGACCGGGTGCTCACCCTCGACGAGGCGTCCGACGCCCTGGTCGCCCTGGGCCGCGCGCCCGAGACGGGCGGCATCGCGGTGATCCGACCGTGA